TATAATGCAAAGAAAGGTAAAATGAAAGAAGATGAAATGAAACAATATGAGAANNNNNNNNNNAATGACTTAACAACAGAAATAAATACATTTGTTAGATTAACAAACCAGCAACTTCTTGAAGAAAATAGAAGAAAGACACAAACATTATTGACAGATATTGCAAAAGTTATTCAGGACTATGCAACTAAAAATGGATATGATTTAATTGTTGACAAAAAGTCCTTACCTTACTTTTCAAATACATTTGATATCTCAGATGAAATAATTAAAATATTAAATCAGAAAATAAAATAGGTAAAAAATAATGAACCTTTTAAATTTTGAAAAATTTAAATTTTGAAAAATAGGAGGAAAAATGAGATTAAAAAGTACAATAGTATTTTTTTGTGTATTTATTCCATTTTTGTTTTCTGACCCAATCCCAAGCATACCAACAGTAGAAAAAGAAATTCAACCTCCACAAATAAAAGGCATAGTAAGTCCGCAGATAGAAGTGAAAAATGGTCAGAAACTTATTGTGAAAAAATTTAATATATCCGGGAATACAAAAGTAACACTTACAGAGATAGANNNNNNNNNNAAATTACAAGTGATTATGTAGGAAAAGAAATTTCAATTGTCGATTTAAAGCAAGTTGCAGACAAAATAACAGAAATTTACTGGAATAAGGGCTATGTTACTTCTTTTGCATACATTCCTGCTCAGAAAGTTGTTGATGGAGTTGTTGAGATAAGGATAATTGAAGGTAAGGTTGGTAAGATAAAGGTAGAAGGTAATAAATATTATACAGATAAATTTATAGAGAACCATTTTAACAATGTAAAAAAAGAAGATGTTTTGAATAATAAATCACTTGAAAGGTCATTACTTATTTTAAACGATTATCCCAAACTAAATGCATATGCAAATCTAACAAAAGGAGAAGGTGAAGGGATGACCGATATAGTAGTTGATGTTGAAGAAAAGTATTATCC
This genomic stretch from bacterium harbors:
- a CDS encoding OmpH family outer membrane protein encodes the protein NDLTTEINTFVRLTNQQLLEENRRKTQTLLTDIAKVIQDYATKNGYDLIVDKKSLPYFSNTFDISDEIIKILNQKIK